In Thiothrix unzii, the sequence CCTGACGGATACGCTCTGCTAAAGGTAATGCTAAAAACTGCGCCTGCCACTGCGGGTTACGAAATAACTGACGTACTTTTTGATAATCCACATCATCTGTACACAACGTATCGCCGTGCAACAACAACGTTGGCGTACCGTACAAATCAATCACGCAGTACTCAGGTAACAACCTACAACCCGTTGCCTGAGCAAACCCCTCGCTCACCAAAAAGTCACGATTGCCGTGTAAAAAATACAGCGCGACACCCGACTCATTGAGACGTTGCAAGGCATCAATAACCGACTGGAAAACAGCGGTAGATGGCGTGTTTAACGCATCGTCACCCACCCAGTATTCAAAAAAATCACCGAGGATGTACAACGCTTCAGCATCATCAGCAATACTTGCCAGAAAATCCACGAACAACTGCACAATCGCAGGCGTATTTGCGTCTAAATGCAGATCTGAAACAAACCAAGTTGCCAATGCGAATTCCGCTTAAACGTTAAACAGGAAGTTCAACACATCGCCGTCTTTCACGATGTATTCCTTGCCTTCCGCACGCATTTTCCCGGCTTCTTTCGCGCCCTGCTCACCTTTGTAAGCAATGAAATCTTCATACGCAATGGTTTGCGCACGGATAAAGCCGCGCTCGAAATCGGTATGAATCACACCCGCCGCTTGTGGCGCAGTCGCATTTTTCGGAATCGTCCATGCCCGCACTTCCTTCACCCCTGCGGTGAAATAAGTCTGCAAACCCAGCAAGTCATAACCAGCGCGAATCACCCGGTTCAAACCCGGTTCTTCCAGCCCCATACCTGCCAAAAATTCATCGCGTTCCGCATCATCTAGTTGCGAAAGCTCTGATTCCATTTCAGCACATACCGGCACAACCACAGCATTTTCGCGCTTGGCAATCTCACGCACCTGATCCAAATACGGGTTGTTTTCAAAACCGTCTTCGTTGACGTTAGCGATAAACATCAACGGCTTAATACTAATCAAGTGGAATTCACGGATGGCTAAAGCACGTTCTTCGGGAGTCATATCCATCGAGCGTGCCGAATGCCCTTCGGACAAGTGCGCGAATAAGCGTTCTGCCAAGACTTTTTGCGCAACCAAATCTTTACTACCGGATTTAGCCGAACGGGTCAGGCGATTCACCGCTTTTTCAGCCGTATCCAAATCTGCTAACGCCAGTTCGGTATTGATAGTGTCAATGTCGGAAGCGGGGTCAATCTTGCCAGCAACGTGGATAATGTCGTCGTTATCAAAGCAACGTACCACTTGCGCAATCGCATCCGTTTCGCGGATATGCGCCAGAAACTTGTTGCCCAAGCCTTCACCTTGCGATGCGCCTGCTACCAAGCCTGCGATGTCCACGAACTCCATCGTGGTCGGTAAAATTTTGATCGGCTTAACGATCGCTGCCAACGCATCCAAACGTGGATCAGGCATTGGTACAATGCCCACGTTCGGCTCAATCGTACAAAACGGGTAGTTAGCGGCTTGAATGCCAGCCTTGGTCAACGCATTGAATAATGTGGATTTACCCACGTTTGGTAAACCAACAATGCCGCACTTGAATCCCATGAGTTGTACCTGCTTATGTTTACTTAGTGTGCAGCGCGTTCATCGCCTTCTGCATCTCACCTGCTAAAATCAATTCAATCTGGTCGGCTGCCTTGTCAATCGCACGTAAAATGACGATTTCATCGTCCTGCGAAGGGCGTGACAGCACATAATCGACCACTTTATTACGGTCGCCGGGGTGTCCGATACCCAGCCGCAACCGCCAATAATCTGCACTCAAATGCGCATGGCAATCACGCAAACCGTTGTGCCCACCGTGACCACCGGCTTGTTTCAAACGCACGTCACCGGGTGCAATATCCAGCTCGTCGTGCGCTACTAAAATTTGTTCCACCGGAATTTGGTAGAAACTGGCTAACTGCTTGACGGCTAAGCCACTACGGTTCATGAACATCATCGGCTTAATCAGCCATACCGTAGTGCTACCAACTTGCAGTTTACAGACTTCACCGGAAAAACGCTTCTCGACAGCAAACTTGCCGGAGTAACGCCTTGCCAGTTCGTCAACAAACCAAAACCCGGCATTGTGCCGGGTTTTGTCGTACTGGCTACCGGGGTTGCCCAAGCCTGCGATAAGGCGGATCGGGGTTCCCATCGGTACTGACCTTAGTGAATCGCCGCGATGGCGTTATCGTGGTCTTCGCCCAGTGCCAATTGTGGCAGGCTTACGCCGTCTGGCAATTTCAGGTCAGACAAGTGCAGAATCTGGCCTTTTTCGACGTTGATCATGTCAACTTCGATAAATTCAGGCAGGTTCTTAGGCAAGCAAGACACTTCAACTTCAGACATAGAGTGGTTAACTGCACCACCCTGCTCTTTCACGCCTTTTGATGCTTCTTCGTTGAGGAAGTGCAGTGCAACGTGAACGCGAATTTCTTGGTCATCACTGATGCGCTGTAAGTCAGCGTGCATAATGATTGGCTTGGCTGGATGGCGTTGCAGGTCACGCAGAATCACTTGCTCTTTACGATCACCGAAATCAACGGTAATGATCTGTGAGTAAAATGCTTCTTCTTGCAGGTTACGAATCATTTCATTGTGGCGTAATGAAATGGATTGTGCTTCACCACCTGCACCGTAAATAACGGCAGGAACCATACCAGTATGACGCAGGCGGCGGCTCGCACCCTTACCCTGCAATTCACGTGTTTGCGCTTGCAAAACGTATTTCTTAGACATGTTGAACTCCAAACAAATGGCTACTGAACGCGACCGGACAGCAACCGAAAAAACCCGCGAACGGGGACTAAAACTTATAACCCTTCAAACAGCGAGCTAACTGACTCGTCCTGATTGATGCGTAAAATGGTCTTCGCTAACACACCGGCTACCGAAAGCTGGCGGATCTTAGCACAATCTTTAATGGTTTGGCTCAATGGAATGGTGTCCGTCACCACGACTTCATCCAATTGAGACTCGGAAATATTGCGTGCCGCATTACCAGAGAACACCGCATGGGTTGCATACGCCACCACGCTCAAGGCTCCGTGTTGCTTCAAAGCAGCAGCGGCATTGCACAATGTACCGCCGGTATCAATCAAGTCGTCAATCAGCACGCAATGGCGACCGTCGACGTTACCGATGATATTCATGATTTCGGATTTGTTCGGCTCAGGACGGCGTTTATCAATAATCGCCAATTCTGCTTCGCCCAAGCCTTTGGCTAAAGCTCGCGCCCGCACCACACCACCTACGTCGGGTGAAACCACCATCGTATTCGGTAAGTTTTTCGCTTTAATATCCGCTAATAACACGCCGGAGGCATAGATATTATCCACGGGCAAATCGAAGAAACCCTGAACCTGGTCAGAGTGCAAGTCAATCGTCAATACCCGGTCAACATGCCCGGTCGAGATCATATCTGCCACCAGCTTGGCAGAAATCGGCACGCGCCGTGAGCGCACCCGGCGGTCTTGACGTGCATAACCGTAATAAGGAATGACAGCAGTAATGCGTCCGGCAGAAGCACGGTAAAGTGCGTCAGCCATGATCAGCAATTCCATCAAGTTATCATTGGTTGGTGCGCAAGTGGACTGCACAATAAAAACGTCACGACCACGTACATTTTCCAAAATCTCAACGTGCGCTTCACCATCGCTGAAACGCTCTGCTTTGACTTTACCGAGGGGAATGCCGAGATGGTCGACGACTTTGTGGGCCAGCTCCGGGTTTGCATTACCCGTAAACACCATCATTCTATCGTCAGACATGATATACCCATACTTGAGTTTTTGAAGCGGATGGCAGGGCTGCCAGGATTCGAACCTGGGAATGCTGGAATCAAAATCCAGTGCCTTACCGCTTGGCGACAGCCCTGTTGAAAACCGATTGATGGTCACGTGACCAATTGTATTTAGACCCAAAGGAATGGCAGGGCTGCCAGGATTCGAACCTGGGAATGCTGGAATCAAAATCCAGTGCCTTACCGCTTGGCGACAGCCCTGTTGAATCTAAAACGTAAACCCTAGCTAATTACTTAGCAATCGTTGCTGTAAAGGTGAAACAACCTGACCTTTTGCAACAAAGCCAAACCACTTTTCCGGCAATCTTTGAAGAATGCTTGTTCCTTCAATTTCACTGGAAACTTCGGCAAACAAGCAACTTCCTGAGCCTGTTAATACCGCTTTGGCGTGTCGCGCTAACCAGCTCGAAGCTTCTGCTACTTCTGGATAACGCTTTTCTACTACTGACTGGAACACGTTCACGCCCAGTCCATTATGGAAGGCGGCTAATTTAATGGGAGGGCAGTTGCGTGTCAAGTCTTCCGCCGAAAATAGTTCGGCTGTAGGCACATGCACACGTGGATGAATCACCACATACCACACTTCTGGCACAACAACGGGGGTTAATTGCTCACCGATACCTTCAGCCCATGCCGCATGACCGCGCACAAACACCGGAACATCCGCACCTAACTGCAATCCCAAGGCTGCCAACTGATCATCATCTAAACCACATTGCCACAAACGGTTTAAACCTTGTAACACCGTCGCCGCATCGGAACTCCCCCCCCCTAAACCGCCCCCCATAGGAATACGCTTCAACACCCCGATGTCTGCACCCAAACGGCAACCGGTTGCCTGTTGAAGTAAACGCGCCGCACGCACGCTCAAATCAGCCGCTTCCGCGACACTGGTCGATGCAGTGGTGCGCCGGATCACGCCGTCAGCACGTACTGCCAAGCTGATTTCATCGCAAAAATCGAGAAACACAAACAAGGTTTGCAACAAATGATAGCCGTCAGCACGCCTGCCGGTAATGTGCAAAAACAAGTTGAGTTTAGCGGGTGCGGGTAGCGTCAACATCATGCTTAGTAGCGCGTCTGCCACTCTTTGGCGATGACTTTCACTTTGGTATTTTCTACCGCACGGCTCAGGTTGATTTTTTCAGGAAGTGCATTCCAGCCGTTGCCTTGCCAGCCGGTGTATTCCACGTGCCAACCGGCTTGTTGCAACATTTCCGGGCGACCTTGAGCGTCCAGTTTCACCTGTTCTACCGCAGAATCAGGCGATGGTATGCCACGTACCCAATATTTCATGCCTTCCAGCGGTAATGACACGCCCATTTGCGATTGCAGCAAACGTTCAGCATTTGCATCACGGTAAGTTTTACCATTAGCCTGCAAAGTGACATCGCTGGACGTGCCCTGTAAATACGCCATAACAGAACCCGTCAACGGATTTTTAATGTTCATTTCGTATTGGTCTTTGCCTTGCTGTAACCAAGACAAGGTGAACGCCGCACTTTGATCACGGAACTGCATCCCGACGCGCCCTTGCAAACGCCATGAAGTCATCCGTGCAAATTCAGTTTGACGCTGCTGCCATGCGGCTTGCGCACTCGCGGGTGTAGCCGTGGTGGTTGGCGTAGCGGCTTTGTCTTGCGTTGCGCACCCGCCTAATAAAGCGGTGCAAAGTGCAAAAACCACGATTCCTTGTTTCATGTTATCCATCCTGAACCTTAAGTGTGACGATTGACCCGATATTATAAACCAACCAGCTTGTCTTTCAGCTTAGTCAGTAGCGGATCATCGGGAAATTTCGCCAGTGTGTCTTTTAATAAACGTTTAGCATCGTCGGCTTTGCCACGCGCCAACAGCACCTCCACCAAGTGACCGGCGATTTCCGGGTCGGGCAAATGTTCGTAAGCTTTACGCAACCACGCTTCAGCCTCTTCTGCTTTGCCGGTGCGGAATAAAATCCACCCCATGCTATCCATCACTGGCGCATCATCGGGAGCTAACACGATGGCTTTACGGATTAAACTTTCCGCTTCGGTGTAACGTTCAGTATTGGTCATTAACATATAACCCAGCGCGTTTAAAACACTGGCGTTATCAGGTTGCAAGCTCATCACGTCGCGTAAATCTTTTTCGGCATCAGCAAAACGCCCCAAACGTTCGGTGCTAAGTGCGCGGTTATACAGCGCGTCGGCATCCAGCGGATTCACCGTCAATGCCTGCGCAAACACTTTTTCCGCCTCAGCGTATTGCTTTTGCTCGTGCAAGAGCTTGCCTTCCATGACTAATAAGCGGGCTTTGTGTACCTCATTGCTCACCGTCGGCAAATACTCGTGTATCCACGCCCGCGCCGGAGCCAAGCCCTCGGTAGCGAACAATAACGCCGTTAAACGCCGCGCTGATTCCATCGCAAATGTGCCTCGCGCGGCTTGTTTGTAAGCAGTAATCGCGTCTTTGGTACGTTTTTGTCCTTCGTGAATTTGCCCAAGGAAATAACTGGCATCGTTGGCTCGTTCCGGCACTTCCTGCAATTTTTTGATGAGTGGTTCCGCCACATTGAATTGTTTTTGCTCTAAATGCAGCAAACCCAGCGTGTATAAAATATCGACGTTTTCGGGTTGTTTCGCGTAAAGCTGTTGGTATAGCGGGGTAGCTTCCGAGCGACGATCTGTAAGAATCAGCATTCGCCCGTAACTGAGTTTTAAATCCCAGTCTTTACTGGCATGAGCAACCGGGCCAAACTCATCCAACGCTTTATTCGGTTGTTTTAAGCCCATTAACGCCTCGGCAATTAAACGCGACGCTTGTTCTTTTTGCGGTTTCGTGCCGCTTTTTTTAGCGACTTGTGCCGCACTTATCGCTTCGTCAAAATGGTCCGAACCATTCGCCATTTCTGCCAAAGCCAGTTGCGCAGGCGCGGATTGATCCACCGTATCCACGTAATGCTTTAATGTGCCATAAGCGTGCTGAGCATCGCGTTGAATTTCCAGCAAGGAAACCATTAACTCAAAACCACCACCGTCTTTCTTCTTCATTTGGTCGCGGATCACTACAAAATCTTTGACTGCGGCTTCGTATCGCCCCGCCTGAACGTGGCTTAAGGCGCGGTATTGACGTGCTTCCAATGAATTGGGGTCAATTTCCGCCCACAACTCCAAAGCGCGACTGACTAATTGCGCATCATCTGCCATTGTCGCTAATTCGGCGGCACGCTGCGCTAATGACGCATCTTTGGCTTGTTGCGCTACCGCAATATAATGTAATGCCGCTTGTCCGGGATTTGCTTGGCGCACATAAATTTCTGCCGCCAAAATATTGTACACTTGATAACTGATCGGGCTGCTAAAAGTAGCAACTGCCGTGGATGCGGGTGTGGATTCTGCGCAAACAACCGTGCCAAATAACATACTTGACACCATGAAAACCCATTTAAGCGTCTGATGAGTCCA encodes:
- a CDS encoding UDP-2,3-diacylglucosamine diphosphatase, which gives rise to MATWFVSDLHLDANTPAIVQLFVDFLASIADDAEALYILGDFFEYWVGDDALNTPSTAVFQSVIDALQRLNESGVALYFLHGNRDFLVSEGFAQATGCRLLPEYCVIDLYGTPTLLLHGDTLCTDDVDYQKVRQLFRNPQWQAQFLALPLAERIRQAEAMREQSRQAMQHKKTEILDVNPQFVVETLQTHGVIRMIHGHTHRPAIHDLRIHDDSRIAQRVVLGDWHDDKISYLRVDSSSMVLES
- the ychF gene encoding redox-regulated ATPase YchF, which gives rise to MGFKCGIVGLPNVGKSTLFNALTKAGIQAANYPFCTIEPNVGIVPMPDPRLDALAAIVKPIKILPTTMEFVDIAGLVAGASQGEGLGNKFLAHIRETDAIAQVVRCFDNDDIIHVAGKIDPASDIDTINTELALADLDTAEKAVNRLTRSAKSGSKDLVAQKVLAERLFAHLSEGHSARSMDMTPEERALAIREFHLISIKPLMFIANVNEDGFENNPYLDQVREIAKRENAVVVPVCAEMESELSQLDDAERDEFLAGMGLEEPGLNRVIRAGYDLLGLQTYFTAGVKEVRAWTIPKNATAPQAAGVIHTDFERGFIRAQTIAYEDFIAYKGEQGAKEAGKMRAEGKEYIVKDGDVLNFLFNV
- the pth gene encoding aminoacyl-tRNA hydrolase; translation: MGTPIRLIAGLGNPGSQYDKTRHNAGFWFVDELARRYSGKFAVEKRFSGEVCKLQVGSTTVWLIKPMMFMNRSGLAVKQLASFYQIPVEQILVAHDELDIAPGDVRLKQAGGHGGHNGLRDCHAHLSADYWRLRLGIGHPGDRNKVVDYVLSRPSQDDEIVILRAIDKAADQIELILAGEMQKAMNALHTK
- a CDS encoding 50S ribosomal protein L25/general stress protein Ctc, with protein sequence MSKKYVLQAQTRELQGKGASRRLRHTGMVPAVIYGAGGEAQSISLRHNEMIRNLQEEAFYSQIITVDFGDRKEQVILRDLQRHPAKPIIMHADLQRISDDQEIRVHVALHFLNEEASKGVKEQGGAVNHSMSEVEVSCLPKNLPEFIEVDMINVEKGQILHLSDLKLPDGVSLPQLALGEDHDNAIAAIH
- a CDS encoding ribose-phosphate pyrophosphokinase; amino-acid sequence: MSDDRMMVFTGNANPELAHKVVDHLGIPLGKVKAERFSDGEAHVEILENVRGRDVFIVQSTCAPTNDNLMELLIMADALYRASAGRITAVIPYYGYARQDRRVRSRRVPISAKLVADMISTGHVDRVLTIDLHSDQVQGFFDLPVDNIYASGVLLADIKAKNLPNTMVVSPDVGGVVRARALAKGLGEAELAIIDKRRPEPNKSEIMNIIGNVDGRHCVLIDDLIDTGGTLCNAAAALKQHGALSVVAYATHAVFSGNAARNISESQLDEVVVTDTIPLSQTIKDCAKIRQLSVAGVLAKTILRINQDESVSSLFEGL
- the ispE gene encoding 4-(cytidine 5'-diphospho)-2-C-methyl-D-erythritol kinase, with protein sequence MMLTLPAPAKLNLFLHITGRRADGYHLLQTLFVFLDFCDEISLAVRADGVIRRTTASTSVAEAADLSVRAARLLQQATGCRLGADIGVLKRIPMGGGLGGGSSDAATVLQGLNRLWQCGLDDDQLAALGLQLGADVPVFVRGHAAWAEGIGEQLTPVVVPEVWYVVIHPRVHVPTAELFSAEDLTRNCPPIKLAAFHNGLGVNVFQSVVEKRYPEVAEASSWLARHAKAVLTGSGSCLFAEVSSEIEGTSILQRLPEKWFGFVAKGQVVSPLQQRLLSN
- the lolB gene encoding lipoprotein insertase outer membrane protein LolB; translation: MKQGIVVFALCTALLGGCATQDKAATPTTTATPASAQAAWQQRQTEFARMTSWRLQGRVGMQFRDQSAAFTLSWLQQGKDQYEMNIKNPLTGSVMAYLQGTSSDVTLQANGKTYRDANAERLLQSQMGVSLPLEGMKYWVRGIPSPDSAVEQVKLDAQGRPEMLQQAGWHVEYTGWQGNGWNALPEKINLSRAVENTKVKVIAKEWQTRY
- a CDS encoding tetratricopeptide repeat protein — protein: MQRFSWTHQTLKWVFMVSSMLFGTVVCAESTPASTAVATFSSPISYQVYNILAAEIYVRQANPGQAALHYIAVAQQAKDASLAQRAAELATMADDAQLVSRALELWAEIDPNSLEARQYRALSHVQAGRYEAAVKDFVVIRDQMKKKDGGGFELMVSLLEIQRDAQHAYGTLKHYVDTVDQSAPAQLALAEMANGSDHFDEAISAAQVAKKSGTKPQKEQASRLIAEALMGLKQPNKALDEFGPVAHASKDWDLKLSYGRMLILTDRRSEATPLYQQLYAKQPENVDILYTLGLLHLEQKQFNVAEPLIKKLQEVPERANDASYFLGQIHEGQKRTKDAITAYKQAARGTFAMESARRLTALLFATEGLAPARAWIHEYLPTVSNEVHKARLLVMEGKLLHEQKQYAEAEKVFAQALTVNPLDADALYNRALSTERLGRFADAEKDLRDVMSLQPDNASVLNALGYMLMTNTERYTEAESLIRKAIVLAPDDAPVMDSMGWILFRTGKAEEAEAWLRKAYEHLPDPEIAGHLVEVLLARGKADDAKRLLKDTLAKFPDDPLLTKLKDKLVGL